The Aminivibrio sp. genome includes the window TGGCGGATCTCGTCCACGCCCATTTTTTCGAGTTCGTCGACGATGAATTTCTCAGTAACGGGGGTGTTGAAGCCTATTTCCGGGGTGGCGTGGAGAGCGCGCCTCCACTGGATGATCCGGTCGCTCATTTCCTGTGCCTTCTTCTTTACGTCGAACACGGACATCATCTCCTTCGTCTCTGCGGACTGGTGTCCGCTTACGGTGGATGATACCATAGGAGTGAAGAAGTTTACAAAAGAGAAGCGTTGCTCAAAAAGACCCGTACCTAAGGAGGACATGATGCGAAAAGAGGATCTCGGAAGGGTCATCGAAGAAAAACGAAACTTTTTCATCGCCGTGGACAGGAAGGTATGGGAATACGCCGAGACTGCCTTCGTCGAGTTCAAGTCGGCGGATGCCCTGTGCGAAGCCCTGGAGGCGGAAGGGTTCGCCGTGGAGCGCCCTGTGGCGGGGCTGGAGACGGCCTTCTGCGGTTCCTGGGGGCGGGGAAGCCCCGTGATCGCCTTCCTCGGCGAGTACGATGCCCTCTCCGGGCTCAGCCAGCGGGACGGGGCCACGGAAAAGGACCCCCTCGTTCCGGGAGGCAACGGCCACGGCTGCGGCCACAACAACCTCGGCGCCGGAGCGCTGGCGGCGGCGGCGGCCTTCCGGGACTACCTGAAAGCCTCGGGAAAGAGGGGCACAGTCCGCTACTACGGCTGCCCCGGCGAGGAGGGCGGCTCGGGAAAGGCCTTCATGGCCAGGGCAGGCGTCTTCGACGACGTGGATGCCGCCCTGACGTGGCATCCCGGGTCGGTGAACGCCGTCTTTCCCTTCAGCTCCCTGGCGAACTTCCAGGTAGCCTACCGTTTCCGGGGAGTGAGCGCCCACGCGGCGGCCTGCCCCCATCTCGGACGGAGCGCCCTGGACGCGGTGGAGCTCATGAACATCGGGGTGAACTACCTCCGGGAGCACGTGCTGCCCGAGGCCCGGATGCACTACGCCATCACCGACTCCGGCGGGTTTTCTCCCAACGTGGTCCAGCCGAAGGCGGAAGTGCTCTACCTTCTGCGGGCTCCCCGGACGCCCCAGGTGCAGGAAATTTACGAACGGGTGAACAACATCGCCGGAGGCGCAGCCCTCATGACGGGGACGGAACTGGAGATCGTCTTCATCAAGGCCTGCGCCAACGTGGTTCAGAACAATGTCCTCGAAGAAGTCCTCTACAGGAATTTCACCGAGCTCGGGGTGCCGGCCTATTCTGAGGAGGACCGGGAGTTCGCCCGGAAGATCTTCGAAGGGATCGCCCCGTCGGAGCGGAGCCAGGACCTCGACCAGTATTCCGCCCCCGGCGGAAAGGCGGGGAAGGAAGCCGCCCGCCGGCTCCGGGAGCGTCCCCTGGCCGACGAGGTCCTTCCCTACGGGCAGAGCGAATTCGTCCTCCCCGGTTCCACCGACGTGGGGGACGTGAGCTGGAACGTTCCCACGGGGCAGGTCTGGGTGGCCGCCTGGCCGAACCACACTCCAGGTCATTCCTGGCAGGTCACCTCGGCGGGAGGGGTCTCCCTCTCCCACAAGGGGATGCTCCACGCGGGCAAGGTGCTGGCGGCTGCGGCAGCCGATCTCCTGGACGACCCGTCCCTGATCGAACGGGCGAAGGAGGAGCTCCGGCGCCGGCTGGACGGCGCCGGCTACCGCTGCGCCATCCCGGACGACGTTCACCCCAAGCCCCTCAATTCAGACAGATAGGAGGAAGGCTTTTTATGAAAGAAATTTTTTACACCATAGCGGACGAAGTGTTCTCTGCCTTCCCGGACTATGTCCGGGGGGTGGTCGTGGCCCGGGACGTGCGGAACGGCCCTTCCCCCGACGAACTGGTCGCCCTGCTGCGGGAGGCCGAGGCGTCCCTGAGGGAAATCCTCGGGACGGGCAACCCGGCGGAACATCCCCGAATCGCGTCCTGGCGTGAGGCTTTCCGGAAAACGGGCGTGAAGCCCGCTGAATTCCGGTCTTCCATCGAGGCCATGGCCCGGCGGGTCGCAAAGGGGCAGGCACTTCCCTCCATCAACGCCCTGGTGGATATCGGTAACGTGCTGTCCCTGCGCCATCTCGTCCCCACGGGGGGCCACTCTCTGGACGATGTGACGGAGGACATCGCTCTCCGGTCGGCCACGGGGGAAGAAGTGTTCGTCCCCTTCGGCGAGACGGAGGAAGAGCATCCATTCCCAGGCGAGTTCATCTTCGCCGAGGGGAACAAGGTGCTTACGAGGCGCTGGAGCTGGCGCCAGGCGAACCATACCCTCACCCTTCCGGAGACGAAGTCCGTCGAGTTCAACGTGGACGGTCTGCCTCCCGTGGAGAAAAGCGAAGTGGAAGCGATCTGCGGCGAACTGGAAGAACTGGTGGGGCGCTTCTGCGGCGGGACCTTCCGCCGGGAGATCCTGTGCGCTGCACAGCCCCGGATGAGCCTGTCGTGATCCTGCGTTTGCCGCCGTCCTGAGGGGAAAGCCGGGGTGTCATCCTGAGCAAAGCGGAAAGGAGCATTCCCGCGGGGGGGAATGCTCCTTCTGCGGTCAGTGCATCCCCATTCACGGCAGGGAGAAGGGGAGCTGATTCCTTCCTTCCCACTGAAAGCTGCCGGTTGTTTTTGTCTAGAGCGAAGCTGCCGCGAAGCCCTTCCGGAAAGCCTCTTCGCTTCCCTTCCGGAGGGGAGACGACGAGACCGTCTTCTTCCTGAGCACCGACGCCGCCGACTCCTCCCGGACCGCGCCTGACAGGGCGACCACGAGCCCCAGGGCCGCCAGGTTGGCCATCCCCGGTTCAGCGAGGGACGAGATGGAATAGCCTTTTTCCCGGGCTGCACCCTTTCCCGACGGGGTCACCGTGTCGCTGTCGTAGACCAGAACCGCCTCAGGGCCGAGGACGGGGCTGTACCGGTCGTAGGCCGCCTGGGCGAGGCAGAGGACCGTTCCCGGCTCTTCCGCCTCGATGAAGTCTATCTCGTCATCGCTGATGATCACGTCCGATTTCGTGAAGGTGCCCCGGGCTTCCGTTCCGTAGGAGGACGAGAGGCAGGCGTTCCGCCCCTCCAGCACCGCCGCCTCCCCGAGGATGCCACCGATGGTGACCAGCCCCTGGCCCCCCACGCCCGAAAGCACGATCTCCGTTCTTCCGTTCATGACGATTCCCCCTCTCCCCGAAAGTGTTCAGCCGCTTTCCGGTACCTGGTTCCGTAATCCTCGGACTGCCGATCGGCGAAAAAGCCGAGAATCTGCTTGCCGCGGAGCTCCTCTTCGGACAGTCCGGCGGCCCTTTCCCGGGATACGGAATGGTCCCGAAGCCACCGGAAGGCCTCGGCCGGGGTCCGGCGGCCGTTCTTTCGGCCGAAATGGGTCGGGCAGACGGAGGCGGCCTCCACGAAGGAGAACCCCCTGTGCTCCAGGCCCCGGCGTATGAGGTCCCGGAGGTTTTCTCCACCGCACACCGATCCCCGGGCGACGAAGGAGGCCCCCGCCGCGGCCGCAAGGGCGCAGAGGTCGAAAGGGTCCTCCACGTGGCCCAGGGGCGATGTGGAGGTAATGCTTCCCCGGGGCGTGGTGCCCGAGTACTGTCCTCCCGTCATGCCGTAGTTGTAGTTGTTCACTACCACCGCCGTGAGGTCCACGTTCCTCCTTGCGGCGTGGATCAGGTGGTTGCCCCCGATGGTGGCGCCGTCGCCGTCGCCCATGAGGACCACCACGGTGAGTTCCGGGTTGGCGAGCTTGATCCCCGTGGCGAAGGCGAGGGCCCGTCCGTGGGTCCCGTGGAAGGCATTCACCGCGAGGTAGTCGTCCGCCCATCCCCAGCACCCGATGCCCGAGACGGCGGCGGTCTTCCTCCGGTCCAGCCCGAGGTCGGCAAAGGCCCCGGCGACGGCCTTCAGGACGATGCCGTTGCCGCACCCGGGGCACCAGATGGTGGGCAGCCGGTTTTCCGCGAGGTATTCCCTGTAGTTCCGGGCCGTCATGACCTGGCCTCCTTGATGGCGGAAAGAATATCCCCCGGGGGGATGAGGGTGCCGTCCACCCGGCTGATCCCCCTGACAGGAATGCCGAAATCGTTGAGCCGCCGGACTTCCCCTGCGGCCTGGCCAAGGTTCAACTCCGGCACCGCGGCGCCCCTGACCCGTGAGAGCACGTCCCGTACTTCGTCGTCCGGGAAGGGCCAGAGGGTGGTGAGTTCCAGGAGTCCCGCGGGAATACCCTGTCTCCGGGCCTCCCTCACGGCGGCCCGGGCGGACCTGGCGGAGCAGCCGAAGGCGATGACGGC containing:
- a CDS encoding amidohydrolase; its protein translation is MMRKEDLGRVIEEKRNFFIAVDRKVWEYAETAFVEFKSADALCEALEAEGFAVERPVAGLETAFCGSWGRGSPVIAFLGEYDALSGLSQRDGATEKDPLVPGGNGHGCGHNNLGAGALAAAAAFRDYLKASGKRGTVRYYGCPGEEGGSGKAFMARAGVFDDVDAALTWHPGSVNAVFPFSSLANFQVAYRFRGVSAHAAACPHLGRSALDAVELMNIGVNYLREHVLPEARMHYAITDSGGFSPNVVQPKAEVLYLLRAPRTPQVQEIYERVNNIAGGAALMTGTELEIVFIKACANVVQNNVLEEVLYRNFTELGVPAYSEEDREFARKIFEGIAPSERSQDLDQYSAPGGKAGKEAARRLRERPLADEVLPYGQSEFVLPGSTDVGDVSWNVPTGQVWVAAWPNHTPGHSWQVTSAGGVSLSHKGMLHAGKVLAAAAADLLDDPSLIERAKEELRRRLDGAGYRCAIPDDVHPKPLNSDR
- a CDS encoding phenylalanine--tRNA ligase beta subunit-related protein yields the protein MKEIFYTIADEVFSAFPDYVRGVVVARDVRNGPSPDELVALLREAEASLREILGTGNPAEHPRIASWREAFRKTGVKPAEFRSSIEAMARRVAKGQALPSINALVDIGNVLSLRHLVPTGGHSLDDVTEDIALRSATGEEVFVPFGETEEEHPFPGEFIFAEGNKVLTRRWSWRQANHTLTLPETKSVEFNVDGLPPVEKSEVEAICGELEELVGRFCGGTFRREILCAAQPRMSLS
- a CDS encoding 2-oxoacid:acceptor oxidoreductase family protein, which translates into the protein MNGRTEIVLSGVGGQGLVTIGGILGEAAVLEGRNACLSSSYGTEARGTFTKSDVIISDDEIDFIEAEEPGTVLCLAQAAYDRYSPVLGPEAVLVYDSDTVTPSGKGAAREKGYSISSLAEPGMANLAALGLVVALSGAVREESAASVLRKKTVSSSPLRKGSEEAFRKGFAAASL
- a CDS encoding thiamine pyrophosphate-dependent enzyme, producing the protein MTARNYREYLAENRLPTIWCPGCGNGIVLKAVAGAFADLGLDRRKTAAVSGIGCWGWADDYLAVNAFHGTHGRALAFATGIKLANPELTVVVLMGDGDGATIGGNHLIHAARRNVDLTAVVVNNYNYGMTGGQYSGTTPRGSITSTSPLGHVEDPFDLCALAAAAGASFVARGSVCGGENLRDLIRRGLEHRGFSFVEAASVCPTHFGRKNGRRTPAEAFRWLRDHSVSRERAAGLSEEELRGKQILGFFADRQSEDYGTRYRKAAEHFRGEGESS